The following coding sequences lie in one Archaeoglobus neptunius genomic window:
- the cbpA gene encoding modified peptide precursor CbpA, with product MVIAARYECKPEGGLTHYVALDESSPF from the coding sequence ATGGTGATAGCAGCAAGATACGAGTGCAAACCGGAAGGTGGGCTCACGCATTACGTGGCTCTGGACGAAAGTTCACCATTTTAA
- a CDS encoding penicillin acylase family protein, which translates to MKFKPVAIFVFLLVFFAIAHSYISLLAPFSGSIWKTTSVKHVNSPYGRATVYYDEYGVPHITADDEKALAFAVGYVQAKDRMFQMDLYRRMMKGELSEVFGEKFFDSDEFHVKMDFISSAEASWKLIKKKDPKVAELLEAYSDGVNYCIRTCEPAPEFKLANYRPYNWTPVDTLLISKSIAWGLTGNFWDLKRALIVQKLGEKALELYPPSLKHDYPIIRTNLSKKFVDYVSKFEGTGGSNNWVVSGNKTTTGKPMLANDPHLLLFAPPIWYEMHTQLRGWNVRGVTFPGIPVIVIGWNDNVAWGFTNVGADVIDFYQYVWNGSKYLYKGKWVEPERVVKTVRVKTDHGFEERKVIVEKTVHGPVLEKYGIKVAVSWTGLAATPEAVAIYHYNYARNMSDFIKGLKEFYVPAQNVVYADIYGNTMYYPAGKYPIRTINGKEVPGNIIFNGSNGDGEWKGFKPYGISSWEGFIPFEEIPHLINPDYVATANQRVVFGYRHYLGDSMYFADPYRAMRIYEMLDSADKVDANYFMKMQRDTYSKVAENFVPFILEAKDKMVGLKDYVEKLENWDYRMEKDSEGALIFSLWLKYFVNETFGDEFYSAGLDDSFYPRLYVLQNLPPDSPWYDDKRTEAVENRDDIAARALKMAVKEIKEKGYKTYGDLNVLNIKHAFSGVVNFFDYRRMPMSGSDYTVFNFRRTGWEGTQAGSSWRMIVTFDKNYCVIPGGNSGFFLSKHYSDQLDLWASGEYKVCDFSLRGDVIEFG; encoded by the coding sequence ATGAAGTTTAAGCCGGTAGCAATTTTTGTGTTCCTCCTCGTGTTCTTCGCCATTGCCCACAGCTACATATCTCTCCTGGCACCGTTTAGCGGTAGTATATGGAAAACAACATCAGTAAAGCACGTTAACAGTCCCTATGGAAGGGCAACCGTTTATTACGATGAATACGGCGTTCCACACATAACAGCGGATGACGAGAAAGCTCTTGCATTTGCCGTCGGCTACGTTCAGGCAAAGGACAGGATGTTCCAGATGGACCTCTACCGTAGAATGATGAAGGGCGAGCTGAGCGAGGTTTTTGGGGAAAAATTCTTTGATTCCGATGAGTTTCACGTTAAAATGGACTTTATCAGCTCAGCAGAAGCTTCATGGAAGCTTATAAAGAAGAAGGATCCGAAAGTCGCTGAACTGCTCGAAGCTTACAGCGATGGTGTAAATTACTGCATCAGAACCTGTGAGCCAGCTCCAGAGTTCAAGCTTGCAAATTACAGACCCTACAACTGGACCCCGGTGGATACCCTGTTGATAAGCAAATCTATAGCCTGGGGCTTGACCGGAAACTTCTGGGATCTGAAAAGAGCCCTGATAGTTCAAAAACTCGGAGAAAAAGCACTGGAACTTTACCCTCCATCACTGAAACATGACTACCCGATAATCCGAACAAACCTGAGCAAGAAGTTTGTTGATTACGTTTCAAAGTTTGAGGGGACAGGCGGTTCGAACAACTGGGTAGTCAGTGGTAACAAGACCACAACGGGCAAACCCATGCTGGCAAACGATCCGCATCTTCTCCTTTTCGCACCACCGATCTGGTACGAAATGCACACGCAGCTAAGAGGATGGAACGTCAGGGGAGTGACTTTTCCGGGAATCCCGGTAATTGTAATTGGATGGAACGACAACGTCGCCTGGGGGTTCACAAATGTAGGGGCAGATGTCATTGATTTCTACCAGTACGTCTGGAACGGAAGCAAGTACCTGTACAAGGGGAAATGGGTTGAGCCCGAGAGAGTTGTGAAGACGGTAAGGGTAAAAACAGACCATGGATTTGAGGAAAGGAAAGTCATCGTCGAGAAAACAGTTCACGGACCTGTTTTGGAGAAGTACGGAATTAAGGTTGCTGTAAGCTGGACGGGGCTGGCTGCAACACCGGAAGCGGTGGCCATATATCACTACAACTATGCGAGGAACATGTCGGATTTCATTAAGGGCCTGAAGGAATTCTACGTTCCCGCACAGAACGTTGTTTACGCCGATATTTACGGCAACACGATGTACTATCCGGCAGGAAAATACCCCATAAGAACCATAAACGGTAAAGAAGTGCCCGGAAATATCATATTCAACGGCTCCAATGGTGATGGAGAGTGGAAAGGATTCAAACCCTACGGAATTTCAAGCTGGGAGGGATTCATCCCATTCGAGGAGATTCCACATCTTATAAATCCAGATTACGTGGCTACAGCCAATCAGAGAGTTGTTTTCGGATACAGACACTACCTCGGAGACTCCATGTACTTCGCCGATCCCTACAGAGCAATGAGGATTTACGAGATGTTAGACTCGGCAGACAAAGTTGATGCGAACTACTTCATGAAAATGCAAAGAGATACCTACTCCAAGGTTGCAGAGAACTTTGTACCGTTCATACTGGAAGCCAAGGACAAAATGGTTGGTCTGAAGGACTACGTTGAAAAACTTGAAAATTGGGACTACAGAATGGAGAAAGATTCGGAAGGGGCCCTGATATTCTCACTGTGGCTGAAGTACTTCGTTAACGAGACATTCGGAGATGAATTCTACTCCGCTGGTCTTGATGATAGCTTTTATCCCCGACTCTATGTGCTTCAGAATCTCCCGCCCGATAGCCCGTGGTACGACGACAAGAGAACAGAAGCCGTTGAAAATAGAGACGACATCGCAGCCAGGGCACTGAAAATGGCTGTTAAGGAGATAAAAGAGAAAGGTTACAAGACTTACGGCGATCTAAATGTTCTAAACATAAAGCATGCGTTCAGCGGTGTGGTTAACTTCTTTGACTACAGACGGATGCCGATGAGTGGTTCTGACTACACGGTTTTCAACTTCCGCCGTACCGGGTGGGAGGGGACGCAGGCCGGAAGTAGCTGGAGAATGATCGTCACTTTTGACAAAAATTACTGCGTTATCCCCGGCGGCAACTCCGGATTTTTCCTCTCGAAACACTACAGCGATCAACTTGATTTGTGGGCCAGTGGTGAGTACAAGGTGTGTGATTTCTCTCTGAGAGGTGATGTAATTGAATTTGGCTAG
- a CDS encoding alpha/beta hydrolase: MPVEFTLQTDDGLRLYGRRWDVRSPKAVICLIHGLGEHSGRYQHVAEFFNRHGYSFAAFDLRGHGKSDGKRGHAEYERIMEDIALFLSSLDYECPRFVYGHSMGGNLAINFILRRRPKIAGAVISAPFLALHKDLSTGLKFLLKFLNAVAPSILISNGINPEYLSRDLRVVEEYVNDPLVHNKISPRLVYQLIEAGKWAVENAASVDIPVLLLHGDEDRIVSYGASRRFAERAGCKFISYRGFYHEPHNEVERERVLKDILSWIEEVLG, encoded by the coding sequence ATGCCGGTTGAGTTCACGCTGCAAACTGACGACGGCCTTCGGCTTTATGGGAGAAGATGGGACGTAAGGTCTCCAAAAGCAGTAATCTGTCTCATCCACGGTTTGGGTGAACACTCCGGTAGGTATCAGCATGTTGCCGAGTTTTTTAACAGGCATGGTTACTCATTTGCCGCTTTCGATCTCAGAGGACACGGGAAGTCTGATGGAAAGAGAGGTCATGCGGAATATGAGAGGATTATGGAAGACATTGCATTGTTTCTTTCCAGCCTCGATTATGAATGTCCCAGATTTGTTTATGGACACAGTATGGGGGGAAATCTGGCCATTAACTTCATTCTGAGAAGAAGACCAAAAATCGCAGGAGCTGTGATATCTGCACCGTTTCTGGCATTGCACAAGGATCTGTCCACAGGTCTTAAGTTTCTTCTCAAATTCCTGAATGCTGTGGCACCGTCAATTTTGATTTCCAATGGCATCAATCCTGAATATCTCAGCAGAGATTTAAGGGTGGTGGAAGAATACGTAAATGACCCGCTCGTACACAACAAGATATCTCCGAGGCTTGTGTATCAGTTGATAGAGGCCGGAAAATGGGCTGTTGAAAATGCAGCTTCAGTTGACATCCCAGTTCTTCTTCTTCACGGTGATGAGGACAGAATCGTTTCGTATGGAGCGAGCAGGAGGTTTGCTGAAAGAGCAGGTTGCAAATTTATCTCATACAGGGGTTTTTATCATGAGCCCCACAACGAGGTTGAGAGGGAAAGGGTGCTGAAAGACATTCTGAGCTGGATTGAAGAGGTTCTGGGGTGA
- a CDS encoding xylulokinase encodes MYVLGIDAGTTGVTVGVYDTEGNIVAKSYSEFETYYPKPGWVEQDAEHWWNSVLDACRQAVKIARAGDQVEAISIANQRETVVPVGKDGEAISRAIVWQDRRCREEVGMITREMGEERLAEITGLKPDPYFTLPKILWWARNKPEILKKAWKLMLVHDYLVYRLTGEVVTDHSNASRTMLLDLTTRKWSDEIASVFSIDLDLMPDLRASGEYVGETRGNVAEKLGIRGRPSVIVGGGDQQCSALAQGVVEEGKVKSTTGTGTFMVAPVERISEFGEIIYSAHVIPDVNVGEVSIFTTGSLLSWIKRSFYHGEGYDVLNVEAERSGAGARGLFVLPFFSGAGCPHWNSEAKGLIGGLTLAHTRGDIARAVMEAVAFEVRTNIEVMERGGIVVEELRLDGGAANSRLWNQIFADVTGKRCLVSSDVEATARGAAILAAAGTENFSGIFDALNSFIPDFSEVLPDENGVRVYSEIYSEYVRVRNMYIGRC; translated from the coding sequence ATGTATGTACTCGGTATAGACGCTGGAACAACCGGAGTTACTGTTGGGGTTTATGATACAGAGGGCAATATTGTTGCCAAAAGCTATTCCGAGTTTGAAACTTACTATCCCAAACCCGGTTGGGTTGAACAGGATGCGGAACACTGGTGGAACAGCGTTCTGGATGCATGCAGACAGGCGGTGAAGATAGCCAGAGCCGGGGATCAGGTTGAGGCAATATCGATAGCCAATCAGAGGGAGACTGTTGTACCCGTGGGAAAAGATGGTGAGGCGATTTCAAGAGCAATAGTCTGGCAGGACAGGAGATGCAGAGAGGAAGTAGGGATGATAACGAGGGAGATGGGTGAGGAGAGATTGGCGGAGATTACGGGTTTGAAACCCGACCCCTATTTTACATTACCAAAAATTCTGTGGTGGGCAAGAAATAAGCCAGAAATCCTCAAAAAGGCGTGGAAACTCATGCTGGTCCATGACTATCTTGTTTACAGGTTAACAGGAGAAGTTGTTACCGACCACTCCAACGCATCGAGGACCATGCTCCTTGACTTGACCACAAGAAAATGGAGCGATGAAATAGCATCCGTATTCAGCATAGATCTCGATCTGATGCCGGATTTAAGGGCTTCCGGAGAGTACGTGGGTGAGACGAGGGGGAATGTGGCTGAAAAGCTCGGTATCAGGGGCAGACCTTCGGTGATTGTCGGTGGAGGCGATCAGCAATGCTCTGCTCTCGCCCAGGGTGTGGTTGAGGAGGGAAAGGTTAAGTCCACAACTGGCACCGGTACGTTCATGGTCGCTCCGGTAGAGCGGATCAGCGAATTTGGAGAGATAATATATTCAGCCCACGTCATTCCTGATGTGAATGTGGGGGAAGTCAGCATCTTCACCACAGGGAGTTTGCTGTCGTGGATTAAGAGATCTTTCTATCATGGAGAGGGTTACGATGTCCTGAACGTTGAGGCGGAAAGATCAGGAGCCGGAGCGAGAGGGCTGTTCGTCCTTCCCTTCTTCTCGGGAGCAGGATGCCCGCACTGGAATTCTGAGGCAAAAGGGCTAATAGGTGGTCTGACCCTTGCCCATACAAGGGGAGATATAGCAAGGGCTGTGATGGAGGCGGTAGCATTTGAGGTCAGGACGAACATTGAGGTCATGGAGAGAGGGGGAATAGTCGTGGAAGAGCTGAGACTGGATGGGGGTGCGGCAAATAGCAGACTGTGGAATCAGATTTTTGCTGATGTTACGGGCAAGAGGTGTCTGGTATCTTCTGATGTTGAGGCAACCGCTAGAGGAGCGGCAATTCTTGCTGCCGCAGGCACGGAAAATTTTAGTGGAATTTTCGATGCATTAAATTCGTTCATTCCTGATTTTTCAGAGGTTCTGCCGGATGAAAATGGGGTGAGGGTATATTCAGAGATTTATTCCGAGTACGTGAGGGTGAGGAATATGTACATCGGGAGGTGTTAG
- a CDS encoding 2,3-bisphosphoglycerate-independent phosphoglycerate mutase, with translation MPVLLVIIDGLSDRPVEGKTPLSVAKKPNLDSIAEMGINGIMDTIAPGIRPGSDTSHLALLGYDPHRYYTGRGPIEAAGVGIDVKPGDVAFRVNFATVEGEGSIFDKVVTDRRAGRIQNTEELIMAIRENVSLPVEFLIERGTGHRAALVLRGEGLSDRITDTDPKTVGKRVKRCKALDTAAERTAEIVNEFMQKAHEVLDRHPLNEKRAEMGLPKANALLIRGSGVTPHVPSFSEKFGLRLAVIAATALIKGVGRIVGGEVITPEGATGNRYTDIGAKIRAAKEAVKRYDVVLLHFKATDELGHDGDFEGKRDFIEKLDRHISDLLELDRDENCLIITADHSTPVKVGEHTADPVPVVILHEDVRVDEVRHFSEFEAYKGGLCRIRGGDLLNIALDLLNIVKKFGA, from the coding sequence ATGCCGGTACTGCTGGTCATTATAGATGGCCTTTCAGACAGGCCTGTTGAAGGAAAAACACCGCTGAGCGTGGCGAAAAAGCCAAATCTTGATAGTATCGCTGAAATGGGGATAAACGGGATAATGGACACGATCGCACCGGGAATAAGACCCGGTAGCGACACAAGCCATCTTGCACTTCTTGGATACGATCCGCACAGATACTACACCGGGAGGGGGCCGATAGAGGCTGCTGGAGTTGGAATTGATGTTAAACCGGGAGACGTTGCATTTAGGGTCAACTTTGCGACTGTTGAAGGAGAGGGGAGTATTTTTGATAAAGTGGTCACTGACAGAAGGGCGGGTAGGATACAGAACACAGAGGAACTCATTATGGCGATTAGGGAGAACGTCAGTCTTCCGGTGGAATTCCTTATCGAAAGGGGAACGGGACACAGGGCAGCACTTGTTTTGAGGGGTGAAGGACTTTCAGACAGAATAACGGATACGGACCCGAAAACAGTGGGGAAGAGGGTGAAAAGATGCAAAGCTCTTGATACTGCTGCAGAGAGAACTGCGGAAATTGTCAACGAGTTCATGCAGAAGGCCCATGAGGTTTTGGACAGGCATCCGCTTAATGAGAAAAGAGCGGAGATGGGGTTGCCCAAAGCAAACGCTCTGCTTATACGTGGGTCCGGAGTTACACCGCATGTACCAAGCTTTAGCGAGAAATTCGGGTTAAGGCTGGCGGTTATAGCTGCAACCGCCCTCATAAAAGGGGTTGGTAGAATTGTCGGAGGAGAGGTTATAACACCCGAAGGGGCAACCGGAAACAGATATACGGACATCGGAGCAAAGATCAGGGCTGCTAAGGAAGCGGTCAAGAGGTATGACGTCGTTCTGCTGCATTTCAAGGCAACCGACGAGCTGGGTCATGATGGGGATTTTGAGGGCAAAAGGGATTTCATTGAGAAGCTTGATAGGCACATTTCCGATCTGCTGGAGCTTGACAGGGATGAGAACTGCCTGATTATCACAGCAGACCACTCAACACCGGTTAAGGTTGGGGAGCACACGGCCGACCCCGTTCCAGTTGTAATTCTGCACGAGGATGTAAGGGTGGATGAGGTAAGACATTTTTCAGAGTTCGAGGCTTACAAGGGTGGTCTGTGCAGGATAAGAGGCGGTGACCTGCTGAACATTGCTCTGGATCTGCTGAACATTGTGAAAAAATTTGGTGCATAA
- a CDS encoding P-II family nitrogen regulator, protein MKKVEVITRPEKLDDIKKALESAGFTAMTVTEVRGRGEQKGIVLQFRGRTMEVDLLQKTKIEIVVEDGEVDRVIESVISSARTGRFGDGRIFVIPVERSVRIRTGEVEF, encoded by the coding sequence ATGAAGAAGGTTGAGGTGATTACAAGACCCGAGAAACTCGATGATATCAAAAAAGCTCTGGAGAGTGCAGGTTTCACAGCCATGACTGTGACTGAAGTTAGGGGGAGGGGAGAGCAAAAGGGCATAGTACTTCAATTCAGGGGACGAACAATGGAAGTTGATCTGCTGCAAAAAACGAAAATAGAAATAGTGGTTGAAGACGGAGAGGTTGACAGGGTAATAGAATCAGTGATATCCAGTGCCAGAACAGGAAGGTTCGGAGATGGAAGGATATTTGTAATTCCGGTCGAAAGGTCAGTGAGGATCAGGACGGGAGAGGTGGAATTCTAA
- a CDS encoding ammonium transporter produces the protein MESGDTAWLLTSTALVILMTPALGFFYGGMVRSKNVLSTVAMCFVALAIVSVQWILLGYTLAFGEDINGIVGSLNFLGLKNVNMIDYSFVAFQMAFAAITLAIIISAMAERVKLSAFLLFGILWTTLVYDPLAHWVWGNGWLAKMGALDFAGGTVVHISSGFSALALALLVGRRTGYGEYSIEPHNIPMTLIGTALLWLGWFGFNAGSALKANEIACNAFIVTNTAAAMGALSWMFASWIRGKPGSLGLASGAVAGLVAITPAAGYVDPLSALVIGGVAGVLCYSAMLFRVKRGIDESLDAWAVHGVGGFWGAIATGIFASIAAKGLITGNGMQVVIQLAGALSALIYAFVMTLIIAKVVDLTVGLRVEEDEEYVGLDISQHGEVAYT, from the coding sequence ATGGAGAGTGGAGATACTGCATGGTTGCTGACCTCAACAGCCCTGGTAATCCTGATGACGCCAGCTCTGGGTTTTTTCTATGGCGGTATGGTCAGATCCAAAAATGTACTGTCAACAGTGGCAATGTGCTTCGTCGCTTTGGCGATCGTGAGCGTTCAGTGGATACTGCTGGGCTACACGCTAGCCTTTGGTGAAGACATCAATGGAATTGTTGGCAGTCTGAATTTCCTGGGACTGAAAAATGTGAATATGATTGACTACAGTTTCGTTGCCTTTCAGATGGCATTTGCAGCGATTACTCTGGCCATAATAATATCGGCAATGGCAGAAAGGGTCAAGCTATCTGCTTTTCTACTATTTGGAATTCTGTGGACTACTCTTGTCTACGATCCGCTCGCTCACTGGGTGTGGGGTAATGGCTGGCTCGCAAAAATGGGTGCACTGGATTTTGCCGGTGGGACGGTGGTGCACATAAGCTCGGGTTTCAGTGCCCTTGCACTGGCACTGCTTGTAGGCAGAAGAACGGGTTATGGAGAATACAGCATTGAACCGCACAACATACCAATGACTTTGATTGGGACGGCTTTGCTCTGGTTGGGATGGTTTGGATTCAACGCAGGAAGTGCCCTGAAGGCAAACGAAATAGCATGCAATGCATTCATAGTAACAAATACAGCAGCAGCAATGGGTGCTCTGAGCTGGATGTTCGCCTCATGGATCAGAGGAAAGCCGGGTAGCCTGGGTTTGGCGAGTGGTGCAGTTGCAGGACTCGTGGCGATCACACCTGCTGCGGGATACGTTGACCCACTTTCAGCCCTCGTAATCGGAGGTGTCGCCGGCGTCCTCTGCTACTCAGCAATGCTTTTCAGAGTTAAAAGGGGAATTGACGAGAGTCTCGATGCGTGGGCCGTGCATGGAGTCGGTGGATTCTGGGGTGCAATTGCCACCGGCATATTTGCCAGTATCGCAGCGAAAGGTCTGATAACGGGAAACGGGATGCAGGTGGTGATTCAACTGGCTGGTGCGTTATCAGCCCTCATCTACGCATTCGTGATGACGCTGATAATTGCAAAGGTGGTGGATCTGACTGTCGGGCTGAGAGTTGAGGAAGATGAGGAATACGTTGGGCTTGACATATCCCAGCACGGGGAGGTGGCCTACACATGA
- a CDS encoding MBL fold metallo-hydrolase, translating to MYRRIHKNIYQIKPGRLSSHCYLITADLNVLIDSGTARDFPKLERELSEIGMKVKDIDIVINTHEHFDHIGGNLFLQENSVIMAHRHAAVKIIYGDDEVMMCRTHGQKPVGYRVHVWLNNGDAIDLGSSFLRVLHTPGHTSGSICLYEPRNRILFSGDTLFSSGTLSTIYRSGSLGEYFNSLRRIKTMKIDLLLPGHGRISGNAEMDIEKTIENTIGAFPDAKYLAEMFGLS from the coding sequence ATGTACAGAAGAATCCATAAAAATATCTATCAGATAAAACCGGGAAGGCTTTCCAGCCACTGCTACCTGATAACTGCGGATCTTAACGTTCTTATAGATTCAGGAACGGCAAGGGATTTCCCGAAACTCGAGAGAGAGTTGAGCGAGATTGGTATGAAGGTGAAGGATATTGATATTGTTATCAACACACATGAGCACTTTGACCACATCGGTGGAAACCTCTTCCTCCAAGAGAACTCCGTAATCATGGCTCACAGGCATGCAGCGGTTAAAATAATCTATGGAGACGATGAGGTTATGATGTGTAGAACCCACGGCCAGAAGCCAGTAGGCTACAGGGTTCACGTATGGCTGAACAACGGGGATGCGATAGATCTGGGCAGCTCGTTTCTCAGAGTTCTGCATACCCCCGGACACACCTCAGGCTCCATCTGTCTCTACGAGCCGAGAAACAGAATTCTGTTCTCAGGAGATACCCTGTTTTCAAGTGGAACTCTGTCCACAATTTACAGATCCGGAAGTCTTGGAGAATATTTCAACTCCCTGAGGAGAATAAAAACAATGAAGATTGATCTGCTATTACCCGGTCATGGCAGGATTTCTGGAAATGCTGAGATGGACATCGAGAAAACCATTGAAAACACGATAGGAGCTTTTCCCGACGCCAAGTATCTGGCCGAAATGTTTGGTTTGTCATAG
- a CDS encoding P-II family nitrogen regulator, which produces MKKVEAIVRPEKFQDVKAALEKKGFYGMTVTEVRGRGKQRGMRIQFRGRTMEVDLLPKVKLELVVRNEDVEKVIELIVSSAFTGNTGDGKIFIIPVEEAVRIRTGERGDGSL; this is translated from the coding sequence ATGAAGAAGGTTGAGGCCATAGTGCGACCCGAAAAATTTCAGGACGTGAAGGCGGCACTGGAGAAAAAGGGGTTCTATGGGATGACCGTGACGGAAGTAAGAGGAAGAGGCAAACAGAGAGGTATGCGGATACAGTTCAGAGGAAGAACAATGGAGGTCGACTTGCTTCCGAAGGTTAAGCTGGAGCTTGTGGTGAGAAATGAGGACGTGGAGAAAGTGATTGAGCTGATAGTAAGCTCTGCTTTCACAGGAAATACTGGCGACGGAAAGATTTTCATAATTCCGGTGGAGGAGGCCGTCCGTATCAGGACGGGGGAGAGAGGAGACGGCTCCCTTTAA